Proteins encoded in a region of the Methanofollis tationis genome:
- a CDS encoding NusA-like transcription termination signal-binding factor: MYRNIGFKERRYIEELRILTKSVAVDCLIDERFDRVIYVIKPGDMGLAIGKKGENIRKMQKVLGRRIEMVEYAEDEKTFIANIFRPAEVLTSLEAEPGGKINVVVGKRSDLGIAIGKGGSTIEKARLLVKRFFGHEIGDVVLAHEEASEA, encoded by the coding sequence ATGTACAGAAATATCGGCTTTAAAGAGAGGAGATATATCGAGGAGCTGCGGATCCTCACCAAATCGGTAGCAGTGGACTGCCTCATCGACGAGCGGTTCGACCGCGTGATCTATGTAATTAAGCCCGGCGATATGGGCCTCGCCATCGGCAAAAAGGGTGAAAATATCAGAAAGATGCAGAAAGTCCTGGGAAGAAGGATCGAGATGGTCGAGTACGCCGAGGACGAGAAAACATTCATTGCAAACATCTTCAGGCCTGCCGAGGTGCTGACATCCCTGGAGGCGGAACCAGGAGGTAAAATCAATGTCGTCGTCGGAAAAAGAAGTGACCTCGGGATCGCTATCGGCAAAGGGGGGAGCACTATAGAGAAGGCCAGGTTACTGGTAAAACGTTTCTTTGGCCATGAAATCGGCGATGTCGTGCTGGCACACGAGGAGGCGAGCGAAGCATGA
- the feoB gene encoding ferrous iron transport protein B — protein sequence MRCALIGNPSVGKSLIFNQLTGLGVEVSNYPGTTVELMQGKLCHQGSTLQIVDLPGIYSMDGDSAEEELVRTYLLSEPPDAVIAVLDATRMERNLYLLLQLAEYGIPMVVVINMIDEAAQQGIIIDSGRLSSVLGAPVIETAASLGKNIGEIIPTVLSSARPAGIAVPYTPQIEAAIRSLGKLYGATRLQALHALQGIGSASELVEGARTIAGEIEALNHMSAHQIIGANRHLCARRIAADVVGAQEPDRRFSADRLLTKAIPGIPILAVVLLSMLLTVFIAGSFLEELIVEIFTLLVIEPFQTLSLPPLATALGMAVLLAIVAGLGIAFPFVLIFYILLSIVEDTGYLTRAAFLADRLMHGLGLHGGAIIPMVMAFGCNVPAVMAASQLRTVRERTIAAFLVTMVPCSARTVIITGIVAAFVGLWAALSIYLIVLVLIILTGVFLARNIPGGQYGMILEMAPLRMPDPVLVMKKSWGRIQEFLFIAMPLLLAGSVVLGALDYYGVVDAFSLIVAPVSEGYLGLPAYVTTALLFGILRKEMAFETLAVLSGTADLGSVLTGVQLYTFAVISVLFVPCISTIAVILRQIGIRVTLAVSAYTITLGFLIGGLIHFIAG from the coding sequence ATGAGGTGCGCGCTCATCGGCAACCCGAGCGTCGGCAAATCCCTGATCTTCAACCAGCTCACCGGCCTTGGCGTCGAGGTGAGCAACTACCCGGGGACGACGGTCGAACTGATGCAGGGAAAACTCTGTCACCAGGGTTCGACCCTGCAGATCGTCGATCTTCCCGGGATCTATTCGATGGACGGCGACTCGGCCGAGGAAGAACTCGTCCGGACCTACCTTCTTTCAGAACCCCCTGATGCGGTGATCGCCGTCCTTGACGCCACCAGGATGGAGCGGAACCTCTACCTCCTCCTCCAGCTCGCCGAATACGGGATCCCGATGGTCGTCGTCATCAACATGATCGACGAGGCGGCGCAGCAGGGGATCATCATCGACAGCGGGCGCCTCTCCTCGGTCCTGGGAGCGCCGGTGATCGAGACCGCCGCATCCCTGGGAAAAAACATCGGCGAGATCATCCCGACGGTCCTCTCTTCGGCGCGGCCGGCCGGGATCGCCGTCCCCTATACCCCGCAGATCGAGGCCGCTATCAGGAGCCTTGGTAAACTCTACGGCGCCACCCGCCTTCAGGCCCTTCACGCCCTTCAGGGTATCGGCAGTGCGAGCGAACTCGTCGAAGGGGCGCGAACGATCGCCGGGGAAATCGAGGCCCTCAACCACATGTCGGCCCACCAGATCATCGGCGCAAACCGGCACCTCTGTGCCCGCCGGATCGCCGCCGACGTCGTCGGGGCTCAGGAACCTGACCGGCGCTTCTCGGCCGACCGTCTGCTCACAAAGGCGATCCCCGGCATTCCTATCCTTGCCGTGGTCCTCCTCTCGATGCTGCTCACCGTCTTTATCGCCGGCTCGTTTCTGGAAGAACTCATCGTCGAGATCTTTACCCTCCTGGTGATCGAGCCGTTTCAGACCCTTTCCCTCCCGCCCCTTGCCACCGCCCTCGGGATGGCGGTCCTCCTTGCCATCGTTGCCGGCCTCGGCATCGCCTTTCCCTTTGTCCTCATCTTCTATATCCTCCTCTCCATCGTTGAGGATACCGGCTACCTGACGCGGGCGGCGTTCCTTGCCGACCGGTTGATGCACGGCCTCGGCCTCCACGGCGGCGCCATCATCCCGATGGTAATGGCCTTCGGCTGCAATGTGCCCGCGGTGATGGCGGCAAGCCAGCTCCGGACGGTGCGAGAACGGACGATCGCCGCCTTTCTGGTCACCATGGTCCCCTGCTCGGCCAGGACGGTGATCATCACCGGGATCGTGGCGGCGTTTGTCGGGTTGTGGGCGGCCCTCTCCATTTACCTGATCGTCCTCGTCCTGATCATTCTCACCGGCGTGTTTCTGGCACGGAATATCCCGGGCGGGCAGTATGGTATGATCCTGGAGATGGCGCCGTTGCGGATGCCCGATCCCGTGCTGGTCATGAAAAAATCGTGGGGGCGTATCCAGGAGTTTCTCTTTATCGCCATGCCCCTGCTGCTCGCGGGCAGCGTCGTCCTCGGCGCCCTCGACTACTACGGTGTGGTGGACGCGTTCTCCCTCATCGTCGCTCCGGTCTCCGAGGGATACCTCGGGCTCCCTGCCTATGTCACGACAGCCCTCCTCTTCGGGATCCTGCGCAAGGAGATGGCGTTTGAAACCCTGGCCGTGCTCTCCGGCACTGCCGATCTCGGTTCGGTGCTGACCGGCGTCCAGCTCTATACGTTTGCGGTGATCAGCGTGCTGTTTGTCCCCTGTATCTCGACAATCGCCGTGATACTCCGTCAGATTGGGATAAGGGTGACGCTGGCCGTCTCGGCCTACACGATTACGCTCGGCTTTTTAATAGGGGGACTCATACACTTTATCGCAGGATAA
- a CDS encoding metal-dependent transcriptional regulator encodes MNSSVREDCLEAILTLTQANGGSVAADGILAAVDADRAEVEACLAGLVADGTVRKDDQGYLLSTEGKRVAEAVLRKHRVLECFLCEMLGMDTGAASKEACVLEHEISDEAIDRLSRYIERPGHGPRRHCAGRCREHSLLEFAEGDLLEITLIRCLSRNRRLIDLGLIPGEQITIRRKLYNDAVVVRVKGADIALSPEIASTIFAEPVR; translated from the coding sequence ATGAATTCCTCCGTCCGTGAAGACTGCCTTGAGGCAATTCTCACCCTGACGCAGGCGAACGGTGGCTCTGTGGCCGCAGACGGGATCCTGGCGGCGGTGGACGCGGACAGGGCCGAGGTTGAGGCATGTCTCGCGGGACTTGTTGCCGATGGAACGGTCCGGAAGGATGATCAGGGATATCTCCTCTCCACCGAGGGAAAGCGCGTTGCCGAAGCGGTCCTCAGAAAACATCGCGTCCTTGAGTGTTTCCTCTGCGAAATGCTTGGTATGGACACCGGGGCCGCTTCAAAAGAGGCCTGTGTCCTCGAGCACGAGATCTCTGACGAGGCCATCGACCGCCTCTCCAGGTACATCGAGCGGCCCGGCCACGGCCCGAGGCGGCATTGTGCCGGCCGTTGCCGCGAACACAGCCTGCTGGAGTTTGCCGAGGGCGATCTCCTCGAGATCACCCTGATCCGCTGCCTCAGCCGGAATCGCCGTCTGATCGACCTCGGCCTCATACCGGGCGAGCAGATCACGATCAGGCGCAAACTCTATAACGATGCCGTTGTGGTCAGGGTGAAGGGTGCGGATATCGCCCTCTCTCCTGAGATCGCATCGACCATCTTCGCGGAGCCGGTCAGATGA
- the dph5 gene encoding diphthine synthase, with product MLTFIGLGLYDETDISIKGLDRIRRSDHVFLECYTSVLTGTTPEQMTELFGKEVGMLYREDVEGHPETFLELAKESDVAFLTAGDPMVSTTHIDLRIRAAAMGIRTEIVHGASIVSAVCGLTGLQNYRFGKSCSLPFPYGKWAPTTPIEVIEQNIADKLHTLVYLDIQPDRYMRIPEAVRMLEEMAAARGVSIPVYVGVARAGSGSPVVAAGTAAALAGVDFGGPLHILVVPGDLHLMEREYLETFAGL from the coding sequence ATGCTGACATTTATCGGGCTTGGCCTCTATGACGAGACAGATATTTCGATCAAAGGGCTCGACCGCATCAGGCGGTCTGACCATGTGTTTCTCGAATGCTACACCTCGGTGCTGACCGGGACGACGCCTGAACAGATGACCGAACTCTTCGGGAAGGAGGTCGGCATGCTCTACCGGGAGGACGTCGAAGGGCACCCTGAGACCTTTCTTGAACTGGCAAAGGAGTCCGACGTGGCGTTTCTCACGGCGGGCGACCCGATGGTATCGACCACGCATATCGACCTTCGTATCAGGGCCGCCGCAATGGGGATCAGGACAGAGATCGTCCATGGCGCCTCGATCGTGAGCGCGGTCTGCGGGCTGACCGGGCTGCAGAACTACCGTTTCGGCAAGTCCTGCTCTCTTCCGTTTCCCTATGGCAAATGGGCCCCCACGACACCGATCGAGGTAATCGAACAGAATATCGCCGACAAACTCCACACCCTCGTCTATCTTGACATCCAGCCTGACCGCTATATGCGCATCCCCGAAGCGGTCAGGATGCTCGAAGAGATGGCCGCGGCGCGGGGCGTCTCGATCCCGGTCTATGTCGGCGTGGCCAGAGCCGGGTCAGGCTCGCCCGTGGTGGCGGCCGGCACCGCCGCCGCTCTTGCCGGGGTGGACTTCGGCGGCCCCCTGCATATTCTGGTCGTGCCCGGCGACCTCCATCTGATGGAGCGCGAGTACCTCGAAACCTTCGCCGGGCTATGA
- the polX gene encoding DNA polymerase/3'-5' exonuclease PolX, translated as MATSNREVARLLGEIGTLLEIQGENPFKIRAYTRAAEQIDHLAEPVSSLSAEDLEAIPGVGEAIAGKIQDILNTGTCAELERLRAATPPGLIPLLALNGVGPKTVRRLWTELGVDGVEALEAAARSRRIRALKGFGAKKEDDILKAIAEAKEGAGRMNRAEAERLAAALTAAIPGDSWVAGSLRRGRSTIGDIDIVTTAPPRETRLALRQIADTVIDEGERKISVTIGGRRADVRFADPGSIGAMLIYLTGSKAFNIRLREIAGRKEMRLNEYGLTDRGSGNLLTFPTEEGVFSALGMNPVPPELREDRGEVEAALGGGLPPLLDETGIRGDLHVHSEWSDGVLSLEDIATEGERMGYEYILITDHAAGIGITHGLDAERLEKQRQEIRAVNRTASCTLLAGVEADILPDGRLSLPDAALEACDLVVASVHSAFRQDGDTMTRRVIAALENEHVDILGHPTARLIGHRPGTALDIGRVIEAAAATGTALEINASPARMDLDDIYIRQAKERGVILAIGTDTHRKPEFAHMRYGVALARRGWCGPNDVLNTRTADALLERRR; from the coding sequence ATGGCGACGAGCAACCGGGAGGTGGCACGGCTCCTCGGTGAGATCGGCACGCTGCTGGAGATCCAGGGAGAGAACCCCTTCAAAATCAGGGCCTATACGAGGGCGGCCGAACAGATCGATCATCTCGCAGAGCCGGTCTCCTCTCTGAGCGCAGAGGATCTCGAGGCGATACCCGGCGTAGGAGAGGCGATCGCCGGAAAAATACAGGATATCCTGAATACCGGCACCTGTGCCGAGCTGGAGAGGCTCCGTGCCGCCACTCCCCCTGGCCTCATCCCCCTCCTCGCGCTCAATGGTGTCGGCCCGAAGACGGTCAGAAGGCTCTGGACCGAACTCGGGGTGGATGGAGTCGAGGCCCTTGAGGCTGCAGCACGAAGCCGCCGGATCAGGGCCCTGAAAGGGTTCGGGGCAAAGAAGGAAGACGACATCTTGAAGGCGATCGCAGAGGCGAAAGAAGGGGCAGGGCGGATGAACCGGGCCGAGGCCGAACGACTGGCCGCGGCGCTGACCGCCGCAATCCCGGGGGATTCATGGGTGGCCGGGAGCCTGAGGCGCGGCCGCTCCACCATCGGGGACATCGACATCGTCACGACGGCACCGCCACGGGAGACGAGACTGGCCCTCAGGCAGATCGCAGACACCGTCATCGACGAGGGGGAACGAAAGATCTCGGTGACGATCGGCGGGCGGCGGGCCGACGTCAGGTTTGCCGATCCCGGATCGATCGGCGCCATGCTGATCTACCTCACCGGCTCGAAGGCCTTCAACATCAGGCTCAGGGAGATCGCCGGGCGAAAGGAGATGCGCCTGAACGAGTACGGCCTGACCGACCGGGGATCGGGAAACCTTCTGACCTTCCCGACAGAGGAGGGCGTATTTTCCGCCCTCGGGATGAACCCGGTCCCGCCTGAACTCAGGGAGGACCGCGGGGAGGTGGAGGCCGCCCTGGGCGGGGGACTTCCCCCTCTCCTGGACGAGACCGGGATCAGGGGGGACCTCCACGTTCACTCGGAATGGAGCGACGGCGTGCTCTCCCTGGAAGATATCGCCACAGAGGGAGAGCGGATGGGCTACGAGTACATCCTGATCACCGATCACGCGGCCGGCATCGGGATCACTCACGGCCTCGACGCCGAACGGCTGGAGAAACAGCGGCAGGAGATCAGGGCGGTGAACAGAACGGCGTCCTGCACCCTTCTCGCCGGGGTCGAGGCCGACATCCTCCCGGACGGGAGGCTTTCTCTCCCTGATGCAGCACTTGAAGCCTGCGACCTGGTGGTCGCCTCGGTGCACTCGGCCTTCAGGCAGGACGGGGATACCATGACACGGAGGGTGATCGCCGCCCTCGAAAACGAGCACGTCGATATCCTCGGGCACCCGACCGCCCGCCTCATCGGCCACCGCCCCGGAACAGCGCTCGACATCGGAAGGGTCATCGAGGCGGCGGCCGCGACCGGGACGGCCCTTGAGATCAACGCATCGCCGGCGCGGATGGATCTGGATGATATTTATATCAGGCAGGCAAAAGAAAGGGGCGTGATACTTGCGATCGGGACCGACACGCACCGAAAGCCTGAATTTGCCCATATGAGATATGGCGTCGCCCTGGCCCGCCGGGGATGGTGCGGGCCCAATGACGTCCTCAACACCCGCACTGCCGACGCCCTCCTGGAGAGGCGGAGATGA
- a CDS encoding lysylphosphatidylglycerol synthase transmembrane domain-containing protein: MKRSQWKWLGVSLGFSSIVLALVLYFTFDESTIEYILRLNPWYLALALAGHVVALGFWALRLKTMSRSLGYTVGFLHCLNAVFANLLIAAITPSQAGGEPIRIHELYRAGVRLGDATGVVIMERILDGAVLVGISMITMLLLGQQWQSIAPGMAAFIYISWGLIAVLVLFFIYSVKKPGVLKGLLHRISLWLDRRKRRRNVEKLNALLDRIDAEVDNFHGSLARFVSHGIAGLIWGTFCTVMFWCIEFAIASVILMGLGSQPFFVESFIAQIIIALLMMVPLTPGGSGIAEVLATSLYGIFVTSSVLGVFVLLWRMVFYYFNIVLGLAASVGILRREVVRTDRRRNP, encoded by the coding sequence ATGAAGAGGTCTCAATGGAAATGGCTCGGGGTCTCCCTCGGGTTCAGCAGTATTGTGCTCGCACTCGTCCTGTACTTTACCTTTGACGAGTCGACCATTGAGTACATCCTGAGACTCAATCCCTGGTACCTCGCCCTTGCCCTTGCCGGGCATGTTGTCGCCCTCGGCTTCTGGGCGCTGCGCCTGAAGACGATGTCCCGCTCCCTCGGGTATACCGTCGGCTTCCTCCACTGTCTCAATGCCGTCTTTGCAAACCTGCTCATCGCCGCCATCACCCCCTCGCAGGCCGGGGGCGAACCGATCAGGATCCATGAACTCTACCGTGCCGGCGTCAGACTCGGCGATGCCACCGGGGTGGTGATCATGGAGCGGATCCTGGACGGCGCCGTGCTCGTCGGCATCAGCATGATCACCATGCTCCTCCTCGGCCAGCAGTGGCAGAGCATCGCCCCGGGCATGGCGGCGTTCATATACATCTCCTGGGGTCTGATCGCCGTTCTGGTCCTGTTCTTCATATACTCGGTGAAGAAACCCGGGGTGCTCAAGGGTCTCCTCCACCGGATATCGCTCTGGCTCGACCGCAGAAAACGCCGCCGCAACGTCGAGAAACTGAACGCCCTTCTCGACCGCATCGACGCCGAGGTGGACAATTTTCATGGGAGCCTCGCCCGTTTTGTGAGCCATGGAATCGCCGGACTGATCTGGGGGACGTTCTGCACCGTGATGTTCTGGTGCATTGAGTTTGCGATCGCCTCGGTGATCCTGATGGGTCTGGGATCGCAGCCGTTCTTTGTCGAGTCGTTCATCGCCCAGATCATCATCGCCCTTTTGATGATGGTCCCCCTGACCCCGGGCGGTTCGGGGATCGCCGAGGTCCTGGCCACCTCGCTCTACGGCATTTTTGTGACCTCCTCGGTTCTCGGCGTGTTTGTGCTGCTGTGGCGGATGGTCTTTTATTATTTCAATATCGTTCTCGGGCTTGCGGCGAGCGTCGGTATCCTCAGGCGCGAGGTGGTGAGGACCGACCGTCGCCGCAACCCTTAA
- a CDS encoding DUF7504 family protein, whose product MDPFRTGIRKIDEKTGGILPGSNLLLLAPPFADAERLAMYLGQPGDSDYTVVISTDQDAQELVTAFGLPESERDRLWIIDCITKTLVPVIADEDQVKYVGSPVDLTGMGIKFTKILDGIQRAEAAQNDLSGTPRVRVCILSLSSFLIYTRLEVIYRFFHILSARIRRMNGIGIYLLNPEGVDEKTISTLKQLMNGMIEVKEDAADPTVRILRCQMMNGECVPSVRYRFSGSDLVEEP is encoded by the coding sequence ATGGACCCGTTCAGGACCGGCATCAGGAAGATCGATGAGAAGACGGGCGGCATTCTGCCCGGATCCAATCTCCTCCTTCTTGCGCCTCCGTTTGCCGATGCCGAACGGCTTGCCATGTACCTGGGGCAACCCGGCGACTCGGATTATACGGTCGTCATTTCCACCGATCAGGACGCGCAGGAGCTTGTGACGGCCTTTGGCCTTCCCGAGTCTGAGCGCGATCGCCTCTGGATCATCGATTGCATCACAAAGACCCTGGTCCCGGTCATCGCTGACGAAGATCAGGTGAAATATGTCGGGAGCCCGGTGGACCTGACCGGCATGGGGATCAAGTTTACGAAGATCCTCGACGGCATCCAGAGGGCGGAAGCGGCACAAAACGACCTCTCAGGCACGCCGAGAGTGCGCGTATGCATCCTTTCTCTCTCAAGTTTTCTGATCTATACCAGACTTGAGGTGATCTACCGCTTTTTCCATATCCTCTCTGCCAGGATCAGGCGGATGAACGGGATCGGCATTTATCTTCTCAATCCTGAGGGCGTCGACGAGAAGACGATCTCGACCCTGAAACAACTGATGAACGGCATGATCGAGGTGAAGGAGGATGCGGCCGATCCGACGGTGCGGATCCTCCGCTGCCAGATGATGAACGGGGAGTGCGTGCCTTCTGTCCGGTACCGCTTCTCAGGCAGCGACCTTGTGGAGGAGCCATGA
- the hisE gene encoding phosphoribosyl-ATP diphosphatase has protein sequence MKDIEMIEELWTTINDRADHPSPDSYVSSVLTHRKGIDKSLEKFGEEATEFILAVKNGVDQRTIEEGADVLFHFMIALRAAGIEFEEILTELAARRK, from the coding sequence ATGAAGGACATAGAAATGATCGAAGAACTCTGGACGACCATCAATGATCGGGCCGACCACCCCTCCCCCGACTCCTACGTGAGTTCTGTTCTCACCCACCGGAAAGGGATCGACAAGTCCCTCGAAAAATTCGGAGAGGAGGCGACCGAGTTTATCCTTGCCGTCAAGAACGGCGTGGACCAGCGGACCATCGAGGAGGGCGCGGACGTCCTCTTTCACTTCATGATCGCCCTCAGGGCGGCCGGCATCGAGTTCGAGGAGATCCTCACCGAGCTGGCGGCGCGGCGAAAATAA
- a CDS encoding bifunctional nuclease family protein, with protein sequence MAAVDAVVRGVFFTAASGGAVPAVLLDLSSGRSLPIYIGLWEAISINNALNHDLLPRPGTHDLFVAMLDSFGIRVTGLLIDDLRDGVFYGRLISVRSDTEESLDCRPSDGIAIALRSGAPISVDLEVAEQAGVDEGSLPDCVDLATYLS encoded by the coding sequence ATGGCTGCCGTGGATGCGGTTGTTCGGGGAGTCTTTTTCACCGCTGCGTCGGGAGGAGCGGTTCCTGCTGTTCTGCTCGATCTTTCCAGCGGCAGGTCGCTTCCGATTTATATCGGTCTATGGGAAGCGATCTCAATAAACAACGCACTGAATCACGATCTTCTCCCGAGGCCGGGTACGCATGACCTTTTTGTGGCCATGCTCGATTCCTTCGGGATCAGGGTGACCGGCCTCCTGATCGACGACCTGAGAGACGGCGTTTTTTACGGGCGGCTCATCTCGGTCAGGAGCGATACCGAGGAAAGCCTGGACTGCCGGCCGAGCGACGGGATCGCCATCGCTCTTCGCTCAGGCGCCCCGATCAGCGTGGACCTTGAGGTGGCCGAACAGGCAGGGGTGGATGAGGGATCCCTCCCTGACTGCGTCGATCTCGCCACCTATCTCTCCTGA
- a CDS encoding GTP-binding protein has protein sequence MIYTGITALDEMIGGGVPRGKRVLFSLAPGVEGQQFMFSALKCAHRMGKRCLVVVPHTSAEAFLADLSATPYGMEADDRLIFLDSLSFEEIEANSRTPEAECAAWKEQIDTICRNGPINAIFLYCNRLCDEIGTEHALALFFGRSLKGGATLFVEYLNLYDEEHLDDLTASCLFDLVLSIGEGYGNILFFNHFMVRHVTWTSLPPRQIPYMIREDGSVAPQIPKIVVTGPTDAGKTTFIQTVSENWVSSDRIGISGSATTVAMDFGHPLVSCRGFEITLVGTPGQEHFGPIITHLLTNATGVIFVVDGTRAESLSRGLDILGMVRRMRIPFVVAVNKRELPGQISDATLRTLLRLSERIPLHHISALNREEAMGVIDALIMLITRETFLE, from the coding sequence ATGATCTATACCGGCATCACGGCTCTGGACGAGATGATCGGTGGGGGCGTACCGCGAGGAAAGCGGGTGCTCTTCTCCCTTGCGCCGGGTGTCGAGGGGCAGCAGTTCATGTTCAGCGCCCTGAAATGCGCGCACCGTATGGGGAAGCGCTGCCTTGTGGTCGTCCCGCACACCTCCGCCGAGGCTTTCCTCGCCGACCTCTCGGCAACACCCTATGGCATGGAGGCCGATGACCGGTTGATCTTCCTGGACTCGTTGTCGTTCGAGGAGATCGAAGCGAATTCCCGTACGCCCGAGGCCGAGTGTGCGGCCTGGAAAGAACAGATCGATACGATCTGCAGGAATGGCCCTATCAATGCGATCTTTCTCTACTGCAACCGCCTCTGTGATGAAATCGGGACGGAACATGCCCTCGCCCTCTTCTTCGGGCGGTCTCTGAAGGGGGGGGCGACGCTTTTTGTGGAGTATCTCAATCTCTATGACGAGGAGCATCTGGATGATCTGACGGCGTCCTGCCTCTTCGATCTTGTCCTCTCCATCGGCGAGGGCTATGGCAACATCCTTTTTTTCAACCATTTTATGGTCAGGCATGTGACCTGGACGTCCCTCCCGCCCCGCCAGATCCCCTATATGATCCGCGAAGACGGTTCTGTCGCGCCGCAGATCCCAAAAATCGTCGTCACCGGTCCGACTGATGCCGGGAAGACCACGTTTATCCAGACAGTCTCGGAAAACTGGGTATCTTCGGACAGGATAGGAATATCCGGGTCTGCGACAACGGTGGCGATGGATTTCGGTCATCCTCTGGTTTCCTGCCGGGGTTTCGAGATCACGCTTGTAGGGACCCCGGGGCAGGAGCACTTCGGTCCGATCATCACCCATCTGCTCACCAATGCGACCGGCGTGATCTTCGTCGTCGACGGCACGCGTGCTGAATCCCTGAGCCGGGGCCTGGATATCCTGGGAATGGTCAGGCGTATGAGGATCCCCTTTGTCGTTGCGGTGAACAAGAGAGAGCTGCCGGGCCAGATCTCAGATGCGACGCTGCGCACCCTGCTGCGCCTTTCGGAGCGCATCCCCCTCCACCACATCTCAGCCCTCAACAGGGAGGAGGCGATGGGCGTGATCGACGCTCTCATCATGCTTATTACACGTGAAACCTTTCTGGAGTAG
- a CDS encoding DUF357 domain-containing protein, whose protein sequence is MTPLLAALAAALDSIEPLPPEGTPLGAVSAVIMRMARSYLSDGMVFCERGDDVNAHASAAYAFGWLDAGSYIGFFSGLNAEETRSFDGAIPEAQQHRLLEKTGRYERLLCEATCSLSPAPDPETPMYAAAGHLLFEGQGALERGRRLSDEGRTAAALGWFSYGFGWLDAGVQAGLFSVVGSREIFTV, encoded by the coding sequence ATGACGCCGCTTCTCGCCGCCCTTGCCGCCGCTCTCGATTCGATCGAGCCGCTCCCGCCTGAAGGGACTCCTCTCGGGGCGGTCTCGGCCGTCATTATGCGGATGGCCCGCTCTTATCTCTCTGATGGGATGGTTTTTTGTGAGCGGGGCGACGATGTCAACGCCCACGCAAGCGCCGCCTATGCATTCGGCTGGCTGGACGCCGGGTCATATATCGGCTTTTTTTCAGGTCTGAATGCTGAAGAGACTCGCTCCTTTGACGGTGCGATCCCGGAGGCGCAGCAGCATCGGCTCCTGGAGAAGACCGGCCGGTATGAACGCCTGCTCTGCGAGGCGACCTGCTCACTCTCGCCGGCGCCTGATCCCGAGACCCCGATGTATGCGGCGGCCGGGCATCTCCTCTTTGAGGGGCAGGGAGCCCTTGAACGCGGGAGAAGGCTCTCTGATGAGGGCAGAACCGCCGCTGCCCTCGGGTGGTTTTCCTATGGTTTTGGCTGGCTCGATGCAGGCGTGCAGGCCGGTCTTTTCTCTGTTGTCGGATCGCGGGAGATCTTTACGGTCTGA
- a CDS encoding MBL fold metallo-hydrolase, whose amino-acid sequence MYTIIETYNNIPFDPALTPAKGFSCYIPEASLLFDTGGDAAVLAANLRTLDIDLAEIKTLVLSHDHWDHVGGISAVLGKNPDLEVFVPAGFSEEKLAAIREQARATVTGEWREIEDGIASTGPCGGSIPEQSLAISTPEGFLIVAGCAHPHISRIIEIVKGHGPVFGAIGGFHTISEADRAALKTLAYLAPSHCTEDLEVIVKENSGRIHPGGAGIQHILP is encoded by the coding sequence ATGTATACGATCATCGAGACCTACAACAACATCCCCTTCGATCCGGCCCTCACCCCTGCAAAAGGGTTTTCCTGCTATATCCCCGAAGCATCGCTGCTCTTCGACACCGGCGGGGACGCTGCGGTGCTCGCCGCAAACCTCAGGACGCTCGACATCGATCTGGCAGAGATCAAAACGCTCGTCCTCTCCCATGACCACTGGGACCACGTCGGCGGAATCTCCGCCGTCCTCGGAAAAAATCCCGACCTCGAGGTCTTCGTCCCGGCCGGGTTTTCAGAGGAGAAACTGGCCGCCATCAGGGAACAGGCCAGAGCAACGGTCACCGGAGAGTGGCGGGAGATAGAAGACGGCATCGCATCGACAGGCCCGTGCGGCGGTTCCATACCCGAGCAGTCCCTCGCCATCAGCACACCAGAGGGCTTCCTGATCGTCGCGGGCTGCGCACACCCTCACATCAGCAGGATCATCGAGATTGTCAAAGGGCACGGACCGGTCTTTGGGGCGATAGGAGGATTCCACACCATATCTGAAGCCGACCGTGCGGCGCTGAAAACTCTCGCCTATCTTGCCCCCTCTCACTGCACCGAGGACCTGGAGGTCATCGTGAAGGAGAACAGCGGGAGGATCCACCCAGGAGGCGCGGGCATACAACATATCCTGCCCTGA